CGCCCCCCCCTTGATGCCGAAGCCGAGGATCGCCCCCTGGCCGGCGGGGAGGTACTTCTGCGCCCGTGCATGGTCGGGGTGGCTGGCAAGCCCCGGGTAGTTGACCCAGGAGACGCAGGGGTGAGCCTCGAGGAAACTCGCTACTTTCAAAGCGTTCTCGCAGTGGCGCGGCATGCGCACATGCAGGGTTTCGAGGCCCTGGAGGAAGAGGAAGGCGTTGAACGGCGAGAGGCAGGGGCCCATATCGCGCAGCAGGGTGAGGCGCATCTTCAGGATGTAGGCGAGATTGCCGAGCGCCGCGTGGTAGACCAGCCCGTGGTAGCTCGGGTCGGGGGTGGTGTATTCGGGGAAGCGGCCGCTCGACCAGTCGAAGTTGCCGCTGTCGACCACCGCGCCGCCGATGCTGGTGCCGTGGCCGCCGATGAACTTGGTCAGCGAGTAGCAGACGATGTCGGCACCGTGCTCAATGGGGCGGAAGAGGGCGGGCGTGGTGACGGTGTTATCGACGATGAAAGGGAGGCCGTGATCGTGAGCCACCCTGGCGATCGCCGCGAAGTCGTCGACGTTGTTCTTCGGATTGCCGATCGATTCGGTGAAGACCGCCTTGGTGTTCGCGTCGATGGCGGCGGCAATGTTTTGCGGATCAGCGGTGTTGACGAACTTGACCTTGATCCCCATCCGCGCCAGGGTGTGATGGAAGAGGTTGTAGGTGCCGCCGTAGAGGAAGCTGCTGGAGACGATGTTGTCGCCGGCCTTGGCCAGGTTGAGAATGGCCAGGGTGATGGCCGAAGAGCCGGAGGCGAGCGCCAGGGCGCCGACGCCGCCGTCCATTGCCGCCAGGCGCTTCTCCAGCACGTCGGTGG
This is a stretch of genomic DNA from Desulfuromonadales bacterium. It encodes these proteins:
- a CDS encoding homocysteine synthase: MSEETQYRLGTKALHAGQVPDPTTNSRAVPIYQTSSYVFNSSEHAANLFALKEMGNIYTRLMNPTTDVLEKRLAAMDGGVGALALASGSSAITLAILNLAKAGDNIVSSSFLYGGTYNLFHHTLARMGIKVKFVNTADPQNIAAAIDANTKAVFTESIGNPKNNVDDFAAIARVAHDHGLPFIVDNTVTTPALFRPIEHGADIVCYSLTKFIGGHGTSIGGAVVDSGNFDWSSGRFPEYTTPDPSYHGLVYHAALGNLAYILKMRLTLLRDMGPCLSPFNAFLFLQGLETLHVRMPRHCENALKVASFLEAHPCVSWVNYPGLASHPDHARAQKYLPAGQGAILGFGIKGGAAAGARFIDSVKLASHLANIGDAKTLVIHPATTTHQQLTAEQQIAAGVSPDYIRVSVGIEDVADIIADLDQALRASQN